In one window of Chloroflexota bacterium DNA:
- the ftsZ gene encoding cell division protein FtsZ, protein MNTTNSHTLPTKPTRVIPAASTAPVIKVLGMGGGGSNAVDRMLELGLRGVDFVVANTDQQALLRSEAPHKIQLGPKLTRGLGAGGQPSIGREAAIESRHHLAEALQGCDMVFLTAGMGGGTGTGSISVAAEIAKAQKVVTIAVVTTPFSFEMGRRQHNAMQGLQELRKSADTLITIPNDRLLYVAPKDLPLDTAFRLADDVLRQAVQSITELITEPGLINVDFAHIRRMMHLGGGALMAIGHGSGDNKAIKAVKQALEHPLLETVSLQRAAGVIANFTASDELSLMEVSEALIYLQEQSNPDTEVIFGTTPKAHMEERVQVNLVVTGLGASTLEEVLPGAEKIHQRPRTFERLSTSESKEKPVYQVPSITTTDLDIPAFLRRQSRYAG, encoded by the coding sequence ATGAATACGACAAATTCACACACCCTACCCACCAAACCCACCCGAGTGATCCCAGCCGCGAGTACCGCGCCAGTGATAAAAGTGCTCGGCATGGGCGGCGGCGGCAGTAACGCCGTTGACCGAATGTTGGAACTCGGCTTGCGCGGGGTTGACTTTGTGGTTGCTAACACCGACCAGCAAGCGCTGCTGCGCAGTGAAGCCCCGCACAAAATTCAGCTTGGCCCCAAACTCACCCGCGGCCTCGGCGCCGGCGGACAGCCATCCATCGGGCGCGAGGCCGCCATCGAAAGCCGCCATCACCTGGCCGAGGCGCTGCAAGGCTGCGATATGGTATTCCTCACCGCGGGCATGGGCGGCGGCACCGGCACCGGTTCGATCTCGGTAGCAGCAGAAATTGCCAAAGCGCAGAAGGTCGTCACGATTGCTGTAGTGACAACGCCTTTCTCGTTCGAGATGGGCCGCCGTCAGCACAACGCCATGCAAGGGCTGCAAGAGCTGCGCAAATCTGCCGACACGCTGATCACCATCCCCAACGACCGGCTGCTCTATGTGGCCCCCAAAGATTTACCCCTCGATACCGCTTTCCGCCTGGCCGACGATGTGCTGCGTCAGGCTGTGCAGAGCATCACCGAGTTAATCACCGAACCCGGACTCATCAATGTCGATTTTGCGCACATCCGACGTATGATGCACCTGGGCGGTGGGGCGCTTATGGCTATCGGGCATGGCAGCGGCGATAACAAAGCTATCAAAGCTGTCAAACAGGCGCTTGAACATCCGCTGCTCGAAACAGTGTCGCTGCAACGCGCCGCGGGCGTAATTGCCAACTTTACGGCCAGCGACGAACTCTCGCTCATGGAAGTCAGCGAAGCACTGATCTACCTGCAAGAGCAATCCAACCCCGACACCGAAGTCATCTTCGGCACCACCCCAAAAGCGCATATGGAAGAGCGCGTTCAGGTTAACCTGGTAGTCACCGGCCTGGGAGCATCCACGCTCGAAGAGGTATTGCCCGGAGCCGAGAAAATTCACCAGCGCCCGCGCACATTCGAGCGACTATCCACCAGCGAGAGCAAAGAAAAACCAGTCTACCAGGTGCCATCCATCACAACCACCGACCTGGATATTCCAGCCTTCTTGCGGCGGCAAAGCCGCTACGCAGGTTAA
- a CDS encoding NAD-dependent epimerase/dehydratase family protein has product MILVTGGTGFIGRALIRQLVDAGYQVRTLIRPSQNSPRLPKGVPVEVALAALNDERSLRAALVGVDTIYHLAGVERSGVEADLLEVDVRGTQTVLSAAADAGVDRFFYLSHLGADRASAYPIFKAKAIAEEHIRRSKLDATIMRTGIVFGPNDGFTTGLAQLLSALPFVFFLPGDGSSLMQPIWVEDLVTCMVWALDENATRNQTYELGGPEFLTLSDVLKTILAQLGIHRRIMPFSPPYMRALTIMVEYMLPNSPVSVYWLDYLAYNRTCSLDTIPRVFNLMPSRMSHQLGYLNERNWRRELFRSAFRRKR; this is encoded by the coding sequence ATGATTCTTGTAACTGGTGGTACGGGTTTTATTGGTCGGGCGCTCATCCGGCAACTGGTGGATGCGGGTTATCAGGTGCGCACGCTAATTCGCCCCTCGCAAAATTCGCCGCGGTTGCCTAAGGGCGTTCCGGTGGAGGTGGCTCTCGCCGCGCTGAATGATGAACGTAGTCTGCGCGCCGCTCTGGTTGGCGTGGATACGATCTATCATTTGGCCGGGGTGGAACGCAGCGGCGTTGAAGCGGATCTACTGGAGGTGGATGTGCGCGGTACGCAAACGGTGTTAAGTGCAGCCGCCGATGCGGGTGTGGACCGTTTTTTTTATCTCAGCCATCTCGGCGCAGACCGCGCCTCGGCGTACCCGATTTTCAAGGCCAAAGCGATTGCCGAGGAGCATATTCGGCGCAGCAAATTGGACGCCACAATTATGCGCACGGGGATCGTCTTTGGCCCCAACGACGGTTTTACCACCGGGTTGGCGCAGCTTTTATCAGCGCTGCCGTTTGTCTTCTTTCTTCCGGGGGATGGCTCCAGCCTGATGCAGCCGATCTGGGTTGAAGACCTGGTAACTTGCATGGTCTGGGCGTTAGACGAAAATGCGACGCGCAATCAAACCTATGAACTTGGCGGCCCTGAATTTTTAACCCTGAGTGATGTGTTAAAAACCATCTTGGCGCAGTTGGGCATTCATCGCAGAATTATGCCTTTCTCGCCACCCTATATGCGCGCCCTCACTATAATGGTGGAATATATGCTGCCAAATTCACCGGTTTCGGTCTACTGGCTCGATTATCTGGCGTATAACCGTACCTGTTCACTCGATACGATTCCGCGCGTCTTTAATCTGATGCCTTCGCGGATGTCGCATCAATTGGGTTATCTTAACGAGCGTAACTGGCGGCGCGAATTATTCCGCTCTGCATTTCGCCGGAAACGATAA
- a CDS encoding GNAT family N-acetyltransferase: MPDLRMLESTETLYQVEDLQRLVWPGSETTVVPVHMLRAAVDHWGVVIGAYEGDLLIGFVFGFPGIDETSSGPRLMHVSHMAGIHPEYRDHGLGFALKRAQWQFVRNQGGERICWTYDP; the protein is encoded by the coding sequence ATGCCCGATTTACGTATGCTCGAATCAACCGAAACTTTATATCAGGTGGAAGATTTACAGCGCCTGGTGTGGCCGGGGAGCGAAACCACCGTTGTGCCGGTGCATATGCTGCGCGCGGCGGTCGATCATTGGGGCGTGGTGATCGGCGCCTATGAAGGCGATCTGCTCATCGGGTTTGTCTTTGGTTTCCCCGGCATCGACGAAACATCTTCGGGTCCGCGGCTGATGCACGTTTCGCACATGGCCGGCATCCACCCCGAATACCGTGATCACGGTTTGGGGTTTGCTCTCAAACGCGCTCAATGGCAATTTGTGCGTAATCAGGGGGGCGAGCGCATCTGTTGGACCTACGATCCA